In Streptomyces paludis, the genomic stretch GGTTCGCGTTCATCGGTTTCCTTCCTGTACGGGCCGGATCGCGTTGTTGTGATCGCCTCTTATCTGTCGGGTGAGGACAGTGGCTTCCCGTTTTCCGCGTACTTCTTTCCGGGCCGTCGTCTCCCGGAGCGTGGCGTCCAGCGGGCGGGCGAGTTCGGCCTCGGCCAGCGTGCGCAGCTTCTTGCGGGCCCGGGACAGCCGGGAGGCGACCGTACCGACTGCGATGCCGAGCGCCTCGGCCGCCGCCTCGTAGTCGAGGCCCTCGCCCAGGCAGAGCGCGATGACCTCGCGCTCGTTCCGGCGCAGCGCGGCGAGGCAGGTGAGTACGGTCGCGAGTCTCCGGCGGTCGTCGACCTGGCCGGCCACCTCGTCGGCGTGGTCGGGCACCGACAGCTCGGCCGCCGCGGCGGCGTTGGCGGCGGCCCGGTACCGGCGGTTGGAACGGAACTGATTCCGCGCGGTGTTGGTGGCGATCCCCAGCAACCAGGGCCGCAGCGAACCCCCTTCGGGATCCACCCTGTCCCGCAGCTTCCACGCCTCCATGAACGTGGCGGCCATCACGTCCTCGGCGGTCGACCAGTCGGCGGTCAGCCGGAAGGCGTGGTTGTAGATCGCGCGCGCGTAGCTGTCGAACAGCTCGGCGTACGCGCTCGAATCCCCGGCTCTGATCCGGGTACGCAGTTGAGTGCTCACCTCAGGAAGCTGTCCGGCACCCGCTACCGCCTTCCCGTGACCTGCGCCACACGGCGCAGGTCACGCACCACATGTCACGCGCGGCGTCGGTCGTACGTGAGGAAGACTCCTCCGCTCTTGAGAACGGTGTGGTCGGTCAGCTCCCAGGCGTGGGGCGCGAAGGCGGTGGTCCGTCCGAAGAGGGGGATACCGGTGCCGATGGTGAGCGGGCTGAGTTTTACGATCACACGGTCGATCTCGGTGTAGAGCGCGCCGGCCAGTTCCGCACCGCCGACGAGCCAGATGTCCTTGCCGTTCCCACGCTTCAACTCCCTTACCTTCGCGACTGGTTCATCGGCTGCGAGTTCGACGGCGGGGTCCGGGCTCTCCGTCAGTGTCCGGGAGAAAACCACATGCTTGAGGTGGGGATAAGCGTCGGTCACACCGGCCGCGAGCCCGACCTCGTAGCTCCTGCGGCCCTCAACGACGGTGTCGAAGCGGACGCCCTCGGCGGTGACACCGAGCGCGGCGCGGGCCGGTCCCGGCAGGGTCTCGGGGTACTCCTCCACGAGGTGCTGGATGTAGTCCTCGGCCGGGGACCAGAAACCGCCGGGGCCGCTGGGGTCCGAGCCGTCGGGGCCGGCGATGAAGCCGTCGAGCGTGGAGGCGATGAAGTACACGAGTTTGCGCACAATGAGTCCTTCGTTGATCGGATCGGTCGCGATGAAGACCGCGGCTGAGCGCTTACGCTTCGCCGCTGTGGCGGGGCGGCGGCTGGAGGCGGGCCAGCTCGTCCGGGGAGAGCCGCAGCGCGCCGGCGGCGATGTTCTCGACGAGGTGGCCGGGGTCGCCGGTGCCGGGGATCGCCAGCACATGGGGGCCGCGGTGCAGTGTCCACGCCAGCCGGACCTGCGCGGGCGTCGCGCCGTGGGCGCGCGCGACGGCGAGCACTTCGCCGTCAGGCGTGGCGCTCGCGCGTACCTCGCTCGTACGCGCCGCACCCGTACGCGCCTCGCTCGTACGCGCCACACCTGTTGGCGCCTCGCGCCGGTCGCCTGCGATCGCGAAGTACGGTACGAACGCGATGCCTTGCGCTCCGCAGATCTCCAGCAGGCTCTCGGTACCGGCGAGTTGGGCACCCAGACCGTACTGATTCTGCACGCAGACCACCGGCGCGATGGCCTGGGCCTCAGCGAGGTGCTCCGGGCCCACGTTGGAGATGCCCAGGTGGCGGATGAGTCCGACGGCGCGCAACTCGGCCAGGGCGCCGAAGTGTTCGGCGATCGAGTCCTGGGTCGTTCGGCGCAGGTTGACGACATCGAGGTGGTCGCGGCCGAGCTGACGCAGGTTCTCCTCGACCTGGCCGCGCAACTGCCCCGGCGCGGCCATGCCCAGCCACTCCCCCGACGGGCTCCGCCCCGGTCCGACCTTGGTGACGATGACCAGGTCGTCGGGGTAGGGGGCCAGCGCCCGGTTGATCAGCTCGTTGGCGGAGCGCAGGGGGGAGAAGTAGAACGCGGCGGTGTCGATGTGATTCACCCCGAGTTCGACCGCGCGGCGCAGCACTCCGACCGCGCGGGCGCGGTCGATGGGGGCGCCTTCGGAGTTCCCCCTCATGCCATTGCCCGTCAGCCGCATCGTGCCGAAGCCGAGACGGTTGACTTCCCGGTCGCCGAGCTTCCAGGTGCCGGCAGCCCCGGCGGTGATCGGCGTGCTCGGTTCCGAGGTCATGGTTGGGCTCCCCCTTGTGGCTCGGCACACTCTGAAATGGGCGCGCGCGGGCTGCCCTGACCGGCCGCCGACCTCGGATTATGGAGCGCGGTCGCCATGAGAAGAAGGCACGGCGCGGGCGGGAAAAGTCACATGGCGTACGGGAACGCGTTCGCTCCGTGTCGCGTTGGACAGTGCGGGAGCTGCCGCACCCGCGCTCACCGGATGCGCATCCTTGCTACGTACGGTCTATCCGGCACCCGTGTGCGCCACGACGTGGTGCAGGTCGTCCAGCCAGATCTGTTGGCCCCCGGTGCCGGTGCCAGCACCGGTGCTGACCGAAACACCGAAGCGGGAGCGGTCCGGGGCGCCCAAGTCGTGCCAGCGCAAGAACTCGTGCCGGACCTCGTCCCAGAGGGCGCGGCGGCCGTGCTGCTCGACCTCGTACGCTGCCGCGTCGGGTACGTACGCGACCGTGGCCCACGACATTCCGTCGTCCGCGACAAACCGGAGTGTGGCCTCGCCGCTGTCGTCGTCCGCCGGGCACCAGCGGTAGCGCACGTCGGTGAGGCTGAGGCCGGTGAAGAACGCCGGGGCGTCCTGGATGACGTGCTGCGGAGGGATATCGGTCGTGGTCCTCGTCTCCGGGGCCCCCGGCCCGCCTCGGCCGCTGCCCCCGGGCCGGACCGATCCCGCCCGGGCCGTACGGTCCCACATGAAGGCCGGGTCGCCCGAGAACGTACCGAGCGCTTGTCCGTCCTTGACTGTCAGGGTGAGGAAGGAGCCGCTGAAGTAACTGCTGCCCCAGGGGGTGACGATGCGCCCGTCGGGACACTGCTCCAGCCACGCTCCCGGCACATTCCGCATGGTGCACGTGCAGATGATCCGATCGTACGGGGCGCCCGCCGGATGCCCTTCGTGACCGTTGCCCAGAACCGTCGTCGGGTGGTGGCCGAGGTTGCTGAGATTCTTCACGGCGGCGGACAGGACCGCCTCGTCGAACTCCACGCTCGTCACATTCGCCGCGCCCAGCCGGTGGGACAGCCAGGCCGCGTGGTAGCCGGTCCCGGTCCCGATCTCCAGTACGCGATGCCCTTCGCGTACGTCGAGCAGTGCGAGCATCTCCAGCATGATGGACGGCATCGTGGAGGAGGATGTGAAGAGCCTGAACTCGCTGTCGGGCGTGGGCTTCCCGTCGTTGACCTGGGTCACGACCGGAGCGTCGGCGTAAACGGACCGGAGCCAGCCTTCCGGGTCCGCGGTGAAGTCTCCGCCCTCGCACACCTCCGGAATGAACAGCCCGCGGTCCACCGAGGCCACGGTCTCGTGCCACTCGGGCGGTAGTACGCCTTGGCGAAGCAGCGTGTGCACGAGCTGCTGGTGCGTTGTCATCCGGCATCACCTCTTCGGGGGCTCGTACGGCTTGGTCGGCCCCGGCGGCTTCTCACGGTGGCCGTCGCTCTCGGAGGTGTCCGGCTTTCCGGAGTGGTCTCCGCCCTTCTTGCCCATGGTCGCCTCGTCCTCTCACGTCATCTGTCGGCTCGACTGCCGGCTCGGCTGTCGGGCCAATGACGTTACGGACGGGAGTGGTTGACGGTCCACGTTGTTGCATTCTGTTGCAGGCCATTCACTCGGGAGAGCCACGGGAGTCAATCGCTCTGTCGATCAGGGCCCTTGCACGAGGTCCGTACACCGCCATCCGACTGATCCTGGCGAAAGCACGCTGATACAGCAGCACCTCGCCCGGAACCGTGACGGTCACCTTGGCTGAAAGCAGCTCAACGTGAACTCTCACGTCGTCGAACATCGTGAACGTCTCGATTCCCCAAATGACCCGGGGCGCGGAACTCGGAACAATCCCCAGCGAGACAGCCGGATAGGTCATAGCCGTGCGCAAATAGGCGAGTTGAGCGGTCATAACGGGGTCGGCAGCGATGCGCTGGAAAAGGACATCCTCCTCGACGAGCAGCACGACACGGTGATGCCCGTCGCGGACGACACGCGATCGGGCCACGCGTGCCGCAGCCGCCTCGTCGACGTCATCGGGAAGTCCACGGAAGTCAGCGACGAGAGTGAGCAGGGCTCGTGCGTAGTCCTCCGTCTGAAGAAGTCCGGGCACGACCCTGGAGCAGTACGCGCGGATCAGCGCGGTGCGCTCGTACAACGGGACGCCGGCTTGCTGAAGGCTCCGTAGCCCCGTCCGCTGCGTTCGCCGCCACTCGACGTACATCATGTCCGCAGATCGGGAGAAGGCGATCAGGTCGTCGGCCCGGTCCTCGGCGCGACAGGCGATGCACCACGCCCTGATGTCGGCGTCGGAGGGCGTGGTTCTCGCGCTCTCGATACGTGAGGTCTTCGCCTTGTTCCAGCCGCACAGGTCGGCCAGCGCCTGCATGGTCAGATGCGCGCCGAGGCGGAGGTCCTTGAGCTGCGTGGAGACGCACTCGCGGGCAGCCTGCGCGCTGGAGAACGAAAACGAGGGCATGGAACGGCAGCTCCGTGTCAGACGCTGTACTTCTCGTGCGGGATAGCCCGCTCCCACACGGCCTCGAAAGACGAGGCGAGCAGCTTGAGGAGGGTGGGGTCGGTGCTGAACTCGTCATCGACGAGCGAGCCGTCCCCCGCGAAGTGGTGAATCCTCGCCAGGCGATCGTCGAACAGCCAGTAGTCGTTGCCGGGGAGTGCGAGGTCCGACGCGGAACGCCGCGGCAGCCAGCGGACGTGTTCGCCGGCACCCACATTGGCGCGTGTGACGTCATGCTCCCAACGGACGTATTCCGACACGGGCTCGCTGACCACCCGCGCCCGTCGGATCACGACTCCGCGCGCCACCGCCCCGGCGACCTCCTCGTGAAACCCACGCCACCACGTCGCACGGTCGCTCCAGTCCGTCCGATGCCCGCGGCGCCAGGCCGCGAAGCGCTCGTTGTCGCCGTAGGCATCACGCATCTCCAGGTGCACCGCGGAGCGTTCCGTGCCCCTGAGGATCTCAGCGAAGCTCGGCTGCTCGCTCTTCTGCGGCATCACATGCCCTCCTGATCTGCGGCACCATTCGTGCCGGGATACGAATGACTGCCTCGGTCGGAGGGATCGAGCCGACTTCCCGGCACTTGTCCTCGGTCGCGTCGTCCGCCTTCCAGCCCTGGAGGACGAGATCGGCATTGTCGTCATCCACCCAGGCCGACGGGCAGTGGTCCTCGTCCGTGTCGGGGTCCTTGCCGAAGAACAGTAGGGACATGGCGGCTCTCCCATCCAACATTCAGTACATCGCGATCTGTTGAACAACCTTCACTCTCCGCAGTCGGGCCGGTCAAGGGACTCCCGCGTCTTCGGGTGATCGGTTGGTGGACATGTCTCGTTCATCTCGGCGGGCCACGGTGGAGCGGCCCCGGGGCGCCCTTTCGTGGAGCGGGTTGTCCGTGTCCGCTGTCGGCCGAACTGAATGAGGACCAGAGGATCATGCGACGCGCTACCGCCACCGCCACCGTGCCCGCCATCGCGCTCGCGCTCGTCGCGCTGTTGCCCGGTGGGGTGGCCACCGCTCATGGGGGTGGGGAGACCTTGTACGCCACCAAGACGCCGTACCGGCCGCAGCAGGA encodes the following:
- a CDS encoding methyltransferase domain-containing protein — translated: MTTHQQLVHTLLRQGVLPPEWHETVASVDRGLFIPEVCEGGDFTADPEGWLRSVYADAPVVTQVNDGKPTPDSEFRLFTSSSTMPSIMLEMLALLDVREGHRVLEIGTGTGYHAAWLSHRLGAANVTSVEFDEAVLSAAVKNLSNLGHHPTTVLGNGHEGHPAGAPYDRIICTCTMRNVPGAWLEQCPDGRIVTPWGSSYFSGSFLTLTVKDGQALGTFSGDPAFMWDRTARAGSVRPGGSGRGGPGAPETRTTTDIPPQHVIQDAPAFFTGLSLTDVRYRWCPADDDSGEATLRFVADDGMSWATVAYVPDAAAYEVEQHGRRALWDEVRHEFLRWHDLGAPDRSRFGVSVSTGAGTGTGGQQIWLDDLHHVVAHTGAG
- a CDS encoding dihydrofolate reductase family protein; this translates as MRKLVYFIASTLDGFIAGPDGSDPSGPGGFWSPAEDYIQHLVEEYPETLPGPARAALGVTAEGVRFDTVVEGRRSYEVGLAAGVTDAYPHLKHVVFSRTLTESPDPAVELAADEPVAKVRELKRGNGKDIWLVGGAELAGALYTEIDRVIVKLSPLTIGTGIPLFGRTTAFAPHAWELTDHTVLKSGGVFLTYDRRRA
- a CDS encoding DUF6879 family protein, producing the protein MPQKSEQPSFAEILRGTERSAVHLEMRDAYGDNERFAAWRRGHRTDWSDRATWWRGFHEEVAGAVARGVVIRRARVVSEPVSEYVRWEHDVTRANVGAGEHVRWLPRRSASDLALPGNDYWLFDDRLARIHHFAGDGSLVDDEFSTDPTLLKLLASSFEAVWERAIPHEKYSV
- a CDS encoding Scr1 family TA system antitoxin-like transcriptional regulator, coding for MPSFSFSSAQAARECVSTQLKDLRLGAHLTMQALADLCGWNKAKTSRIESARTTPSDADIRAWCIACRAEDRADDLIAFSRSADMMYVEWRRTQRTGLRSLQQAGVPLYERTALIRAYCSRVVPGLLQTEDYARALLTLVADFRGLPDDVDEAAAARVARSRVVRDGHHRVVLLVEEDVLFQRIAADPVMTAQLAYLRTAMTYPAVSLGIVPSSAPRVIWGIETFTMFDDVRVHVELLSAKVTVTVPGEVLLYQRAFARISRMAVYGPRARALIDRAIDSRGSPE
- a CDS encoding aldo/keto reductase; protein product: MTSEPSTPITAGAAGTWKLGDREVNRLGFGTMRLTGNGMRGNSEGAPIDRARAVGVLRRAVELGVNHIDTAAFYFSPLRSANELINRALAPYPDDLVIVTKVGPGRSPSGEWLGMAAPGQLRGQVEENLRQLGRDHLDVVNLRRTTQDSIAEHFGALAELRAVGLIRHLGISNVGPEHLAEAQAIAPVVCVQNQYGLGAQLAGTESLLEICGAQGIAFVPYFAIAGDRREAPTGVARTSEARTGAARTSEVRASATPDGEVLAVARAHGATPAQVRLAWTLHRGPHVLAIPGTGDPGHLVENIAAGALRLSPDELARLQPPPRHSGEA
- a CDS encoding RNA polymerase sigma factor, with the translated sequence MSTQLRTRIRAGDSSAYAELFDSYARAIYNHAFRLTADWSTAEDVMAATFMEAWKLRDRVDPEGGSLRPWLLGIATNTARNQFRSNRRYRAAANAAAAAELSVPDHADEVAGQVDDRRRLATVLTCLAALRRNEREVIALCLGEGLDYEAAAEALGIAVGTVASRLSRARKKLRTLAEAELARPLDATLRETTARKEVRGKREATVLTRQIRGDHNNAIRPVQEGNR